From Paraburkholderia flava, a single genomic window includes:
- a CDS encoding MBL fold metallo-hydrolase — MDKIQSYQIGNATVTRVTELTLSEIPADYLFPNRDRSVLADARPHWINSENTAEDGQSVALSVHSWIVRLAGKTILIDTGVGNGKSRPLNPVFNQLDTPYLSRLAAAGVQPADIDLVLITHLHVDHVGWNTVLAGNRWVPTFPNAKYVFSAPEYEFYANEKHVQTPSAGVFADSVQPIVDAGQAVLIDAAKQQSVHGFTFHQTKGHSFDHLSITLESAGELALFSGDVMHHPVQVAKPDWNSVYCEFQEDARRSRYWALNFAADNRATFFSSHFPGTSVGVVERDATGFKWIAR; from the coding sequence ATGGACAAGATTCAAAGTTATCAGATCGGGAACGCGACAGTCACGCGTGTAACCGAACTCACGCTATCTGAAATTCCGGCCGATTATCTTTTTCCTAATCGCGACCGATCGGTGCTGGCCGATGCTCGGCCGCACTGGATTAACTCGGAAAACACAGCTGAAGACGGCCAAAGCGTCGCGCTCAGCGTACACAGCTGGATCGTTCGGCTCGCTGGCAAGACGATCCTCATCGACACGGGCGTAGGCAACGGCAAAAGCCGCCCATTGAATCCGGTCTTCAACCAGCTCGACACCCCGTATCTCAGCCGCCTTGCGGCCGCTGGCGTACAGCCGGCCGACATCGATCTCGTTCTTATCACGCACCTGCACGTCGACCATGTTGGCTGGAATACGGTGCTTGCAGGCAATCGCTGGGTGCCGACGTTCCCGAACGCGAAATATGTCTTTTCTGCGCCCGAGTATGAGTTCTATGCAAATGAAAAGCATGTGCAAACCCCGAGCGCCGGCGTCTTCGCCGACAGTGTGCAGCCGATCGTGGACGCCGGTCAGGCCGTACTGATCGATGCGGCGAAGCAGCAGTCCGTCCACGGGTTCACTTTCCACCAGACCAAAGGACACAGCTTCGATCATCTGTCGATCACTCTTGAATCGGCGGGCGAACTGGCCTTGTTCTCCGGTGATGTCATGCATCACCCGGTGCAGGTTGCCAAGCCCGACTGGAACTCCGTGTATTGTGAGTTCCAGGAAGACGCCCGACGCTCACGCTACTGGGCGCTGAACTTTGCAGCCGACAATCGCGCCACCTTTTTCAGCAGTCATTTCCCGGGCACTTCGGTGGGCGTTGTCGAACGCGACGCAACCGGGTTCAAGTGGATTGCTCGTTAA
- a CDS encoding 2Fe-2S iron-sulfur cluster-binding protein, giving the protein MCSSSGFPATTEVAAEGGFEVRLERSGKQLVVSQGSTILQTLRDAGLAAASSCERGVCGVCESRVLSGSPTIAITCSLLPNGRGATR; this is encoded by the coding sequence ATGTGCTCGTCGAGCGGTTTCCCCGCGACGACGGAAGTTGCCGCGGAGGGTGGCTTCGAAGTGCGGCTCGAGCGCAGCGGGAAGCAACTGGTCGTCTCTCAGGGCAGCACGATCCTGCAGACACTGCGAGATGCAGGCTTGGCGGCGGCATCCTCTTGCGAGCGGGGTGTCTGCGGCGTATGCGAGTCGCGCGTGCTGTCCGGTAGCCCGACCATCGCGATCACGTGCTCACTGCTTCCGAACGGGCGAGGGGCGACACGATGA